The following proteins come from a genomic window of Anticarsia gemmatalis isolate Benzon Research Colony breed Stoneville strain chromosome 25, ilAntGemm2 primary, whole genome shotgun sequence:
- the LOC142983817 gene encoding hexokinase-1-like, giving the protein MSTAVERSLNGRVNGHAPALNGDAHAHPPANGDARAWELQFLPTELRLDDKIRAQKVCSRLRGIVLDGAVLRRVMQVFEQELEHGLRMQPSSLQMENTYVPELPDGTEEGVFLALDLGGTNFRVLLLELSAGQLVRQHFKYYHISDELRLGAGEALFNFLADCVLDFVTQLGMEKEEFSLGFTFSFPMKQHSISSGELITWTKSFKCGGMAGVDVAALLERCLRARRLRVTVRVLLNDTTGTLVAGAHIDPGVGIGVILGTGSNGCYMERASRVQHWEAAHERVRDVCVDVEWGAFGDNGCLNFLRTEIDNEVDARSLLATSFTFEKYIGGKYLGEVLSSTLGALARDNLFPSSPVPGSLETADLSLFEEENCAGEVARTLEVLATKCACDTLSASDALVAQYAAHVISNRAAQLVSVCIATLIRRMDRPHVSVAVDGSVYKRHPRIAGLMDKFIGLLAPDHAFTLMGAEDGSGKGSALTAAIAARIAKRDAS; this is encoded by the exons ATGTCGACGGCGGTGGAGCGGTCGCTGAACGGGCGCGTGAACGGGCACGCGCCGGCGCTGAACGGAGACGCGCACGCGCACCCCCCCGCCAACGGCGACGCGCGCGCCTGGGAGCTCCAGTTCCTGCCCACTGAACTACGACTAGATGACAAAATACGGGCACAGAAG GTGTGCAGTCGCCTGCGCGGCATTGTGCTGGACGGCGCGGTGCTGCGGCGCGTGATGCAGGTGTTCGAGCAGGAGCTGGAGCACGGCCTGCGCATGCAGCCCTCCAGCCTGCAGATGGAGAACACATACGTGCCTGAACTACCTGACGGCACCG AGGAGGGAGTGTTTCTGGCGCTGGACCTGGGCGGCACCAACTTCAGAGTGCTGCTGCTGGAGCTGAGCGCCGGACAGCTCGTCAGGCAACACTTCAAATATTACCACATCAG CGACGAGTTGCGGCTGGGCGCGGGAGAGGCGTTGTTCAACTTCCTCGCTGACTGCGTGCTGGACTTCGTCACACAGCTCGGCATGGAGAAGGAGGAGTTCTCACTAG GGTTCACGTTCTCGTTCCCGATGAAGCAGCACTCGATCTCGTCGGGCGAGCTGATCACGTGGACGAAGAGCTTCAAGTGCGGCGGCATGGCGGGCGTGGACGTGGCGGCGCTGCTGGAGCGCTgcctgcgcgcgcgccgcctgcGCGTCACCGTGCGCGTGCTGCTCAACGACACCACGGGCACGCTCGTGGCGGGCGCGCACATCGACCCCGGCGTCGGG ATCGGTGTGATCCTGGGCACGGGCTCGAACGGCTGCTACATGGAGCGTGCGTCGCGCGTGCAGCACTGGGAGGCGGCGCACGAGCGCGTGCGGGACGTGTGCGTGGACGTGGAGTGGGGCGCCTTCGGGGACAACGGCTGCCTCAACTTCCTCCGCACTGAGATCGACAACGAGGTCGACGCTCGCTCCCTGCTCGCCACCTCCTTCAC TTTCGAGAAGTACATAGGCGGCAAGTACCTGGGTGAGGTGCTGTCGTCGACCCTGGGCGCGCTGGCCAGGGATAACCTGTTCCCCAGCTCACCCGTGCCTGGATCCCTCGAGACCGCTGACCTTAGTCTCTTTGAAGA GGAGAACTGCGCGGGCGAGGTGGCGCGCACACTGGAGGTGCTGGCCACCAAGTGCGCGTGCGACACGCTGAGCGCCAGCGACGCGCTGGTGGCGCAGTACGCGGCGCACGTCATCTCCAACCGCGCCGCGCAACTCGTCTCTGTCT GCATAGCGACGTTGATCCGGCGCATGGACCGGCCGCACGTGTCGGTGGCCGTGGACGGCTCCGTGTACAAGCGCCACCCGCGCATCGCCGGCCTCATGGACAAGTTCATCGGACTACTCGCGCCCGACCACGCC TTCACATTGATGGGTGCCGAAGATGGCAGCGGTAAGGGTTCAGCTCTGACAGCCGCCATCGCCGCCCGTATCGCCAAGCGCGACGCCTCGTAG